A portion of the Callithrix jacchus isolate 240 chromosome 13, calJac240_pri, whole genome shotgun sequence genome contains these proteins:
- the PTGR3 gene encoding prostaglandin reductase 3 produces the protein MLRLVAAGARTIVDMSYARHFLDFQGSAIPHAMQKLVVTQLSPNFREAVTLRRDCPVPLPGDGDLLVRNRFVGVNASDINYSAGRYDPSVKPPFDIGFEGIGEVVALGLSASARYTVGQAVAYMAPGSFAEYTLVPANIATPVPSVKPEYLTLLVSGTTAYISLKELAELSEGKKVLVTAAAGGTGQFAVQLSKKAKCHVIGTCSSDEKSAFLKSLGCDRPINYKTEPVGAVLKQEYPEGIDVVYESVGGAMFDLAVDALATKGRLIVIGFISGYQTPTGLSPVKAGTLPGKLLRKSAGIQGFFLNHYLSKYQAAMGHLLKMCVSGDLVCEVDLGDLSPEGRFTGLESIFRAVNYMYMGKNTGKIVVELPHSVNSKL, from the exons ATGCTGCGGCTGGTGGCCGCCGGGGCCCGGACCATCGTGGACATGTCGTACGCCCGCCACTTCCTGGACTTCCAGGGCTCCGCCATTCCCCACGCCATGCAGAAGCTGGTGGTGACCCAGCTGAGCCCCAACTTCCGCGAGGCCGTCACGCTGCGCCGAGACTGCCCGGTCCCGCTCCCCGGGGACGGAGACCTCCTCGTCCGGAACCG atttgtTGGTGTTAACGCATCTGACATCAACTATTCAGCTGGCCGCTATGACCCCTCAGTTAAGCCTCCCTTTGACATAGGTTTCGAAGGCATCGGGGAGGTGGTAGCCCTAGGCCTCTCTGCTAGTGCCAGATACACAGTTGGCCAAGCTGTGGCTTACATGGCACCTGGTTCTTTTGCTGAGTACACACTTGTGCCTGCCAACATTGCAACTCCGGTGCCCTCAGTGAAACCCGAGTATCTTACCCTGCTGGTAAGTGGCACCACCGCATACATCAGCCTGAAAGAGCTTGCAGAACTGTCGGAAGGGAAAAAAGTTTTGGTGACAGCAGCAGCTGGGGGAACGGGCCAGTTTGCCGTGCAGCTTTCAAAGAAGGCAAAGTGCCATGTGATTGGAACGTGCTCTTCTGATGAAAAGTCTGCTTTTCTGAAATCTCTTGGCTGTGATCGTCCCATCAACTATAAAACTGAACCCGTAGGTGCTGTCCTTAAGCAGGAGTACCCTGAAGGCATCGATGTGGTCTATGAATCTGTCGGGGGAGCCATGTTTGACCTGGCTGTAGATGCCCTGGCGACCAAAGGGCGCTTGATAGTAATAGGGTTTATCTCTGGCTACCAAACGCCCACTGGCCTTTCGCCTGTGAAAGCAGGAACGTTGCCAGGCAAACTGCTCAGGAAATCTGCTGGCATCCAGGGCTTCTTCCTGAACCATTACCTTTCTAAGTATCAAGCAGCCATGGGCCACTTGCTCAAGATGTGTGTGAGTGGAGACCTGGTTTGTGAGGTAGACCTTGGAGATCTGTCTCCAGAGGGCAGGTTTACTGGCCTGGAGTCCATATTCCGTGCTGTCAATTACATGTACATGGGaaaaaacactggaaaaattGTAGTTGAATTACCTCACTCTGTCAACAGTAAGCTGTAA